In the genome of Spodoptera frugiperda isolate SF20-4 chromosome 1, AGI-APGP_CSIRO_Sfru_2.0, whole genome shotgun sequence, the window tttttatcaaaatatattaacgTATGTCTGGGTaaggcataaaataaaaactagtaggtaggtacctactggttAACCCCAGTACCTTTGATGTAATAATCTCTAGATGGAGTCTTACCAAACTATAACATCAAAAATCGCATTTAAAAATGTCTTGTATTTGCAGCTTGTGATTTaagcctcgtccccactaggaacatttgtcgagcgacatttGTCCCCGGAGACATTGGGCGATGTCTCCCTATATCGCCCAATGTCTTGTCTCCGTCCACATCAGTTCAGTCGAAACTAGTTCACCTATCATGTTTCGGCAAGAGTTAGTTTTTTATAGTGCGCTGTCTTGGCCATTGTTTTATGTTACGCTGTATGCATGACATGTTGTCCAATTCTGTTTCTTTTTGACGGATTATTATGAAATACTTACtgcaaaacttaaataatttattatagtagaTAGTGTTTTTACCTATTGACCACaacctttattttatattattttaaatcgaacaTTTATGACTACTGTGACATGCCCCCGAGTTTTGTTGTGGTTTCAAATCTACATTCTGTATAAtgataaatacctacctacatcaagaataaaaaaaacttgtgcgacaaggaacagtttcaaaaATGTCGTAGCAGTGTCGTCCAAAGTCACCCGACATCTCCTGTTGTCACCGGGGACACATGTCGCcggacaaatgttcctagtgagGACGACGCTGTGCTAAATAATACCACTTACAACGAAAATTCTCAATATAAGTATTTGGGTACACGTACAAACTAAAccactttttattaattaataaagtaataaaatcgtAACCATCtctttgaatttgttttaatatttagtttattgttggttttagattaatataatttacattaataattaaaaaccaattaaGTAAATGAAATGGCACGATTTTCaccaaaaaatacaacaaaatcgAAACTTCAAAATATCTTTCGAAATTCGAAACgaactttcttctttatttGAGTCGGTAAGGATAATATGCGGGTCTACGGACAacggtctggttctggtcgggcggcgagcaagggtagctcgccgcccgaccagaaccagacccctgtgtacggcgcgtcgcgttccgcgcgcgcctcaaagagccagaccaccacagatggggcccagtagggctgatgcccgatccggagctgcggacaacgtaagaGTTTACCAGGGCTCAGGTTCAAGCAAGAGaaagaacggagtggtttttttgtcagtaagagtctgacattcccttccgcctcacccaaggcgggagaagacattggatgattttatcaccccctcaaaaaaaaagtataaattaataataatttaaaacgtaGGTTAGTGTAAATCCAATAAACGTGGGTTAGGTCAAAACAGTGTAGATGTAGATTTCTTATTTCTAGATACACATATTGGACGAATAGCGTTGGGGCCAATATTGCGGCCAAGCGGGCTTAAATATACgtactaataataatttctaattgctTCTCGATACATAAATTATctgtttattacttttattattttggcaTAACTGTAGGTATATGGAGCAGGTCGCTATGATCAAGTCGATCTCTCAGTAATTTTGGTTAAACAATCGGGGCTCATTCACGTCCACCTCCTAGctggtcgcttctggaagaaggattCCATCAGATAGACTCCATCTTCTCTATAAAGTCGACCAGTCGTTGACCCcaatggtttcgctgcccatatccaaatggccatCAGAACGGTGAAGTTGTGTTAttgggttgccataatccccccgctaggcaggcggcttggggatcacAGTTAAGTTACCGATTTTGTTAtggaatgctgctgcccattcttCGGTGTCTGGTCGCTTATAGCACATAGCTTATAACATAGTACATAGCCGGGCCATTGATTGATATTTAATTCAGTTATGAACTTTGTGatagttaaaaacaaaaagcatATTTGTCATTATGAACATAGATGagtttaaacagttttatttaattattattgttgcttATTGCTTGAGAAGACTgattaaatttcaatttcaattatgGAAATACAGAATTTTTTATCccttcgtatttttttttagcgttgataagccTCCGTTTGGCcacaacccgcttactgccagaacggcgaaggaAAGATGGAGTACCCAgactttaaaaagtatttattcacGCTGACCCtgaaaagatttattattataattaaaactgttatttttgttagtttatataatataataaatattgattttgcaTTGTATTAGTTCCTGTAGGTAATGTTTATTTCTCATTAACCTGTACAATACCTCTTTAATCCGTGAGGTAATTTTTTGGAAGGCTCTATTCtacaattttttcaataaatctgCTTCCCTTTCATTAATACAGTTTGAGATTGACCAATTTATTAGATCGGTGCCTCTTTTTTGAGAATGACtgatatttaatataatcaaaGCATTTAGTCTATAAGATTCTCTGTCTACGATCTACGTCTACTAGCTAAAGCAATTTAGTCAGGTCCAACCAAATTGGTTCGTGTGTTAACGCTATACAATTAAATCATTCAATCCGTAGACAAACAGTTCGTTCTCaattttttagtttcttttcaTTACTGTCACAGTCACAGTGGCATTTCATATATTATATCTTGCTTGACTAGTATTAAGTATATAGCGATCTGTGGTTACGCGCTGTCAACGTAGCGGGAATTGAAACATTGAACAGGcatttccaaaaataataatttaatcgaTGAAAAATTAATTCCCCATAAATCAATTTTCAGCACATAAAATGTTTGAGTGGGCTTATAGTGGTGCAAACAAAGCTGTTCCTAGAAATGTGGGACCTGAATGTGCTTATTTTTTATCCACCAAAAGGCAAATAATAGAAACAATAGTCGTAGTTTCAATTTGTGTATATATTTCGGTAAGTGCGCTACTCTTATTACTTTACCTAagtaattagtatttacaataaatatattaaatgaaatgGGCATGGTTGCGTTTCTTtgctatataattaaattagtagtGTAGTCAATGTGGACTTACTgtactaataaaaattattatgtatacatatctaagaatttgtttataatgtaCACAATCGTTACAGATTAAGACATTTCCAAAATTATCTGTACCTCAAGatacaaattatgttaaaaGTGATAGAGGTGGCAAAAGGTTATTGGTAATACTTCTGGCTCTGTTATGGGGAATGgaaattggttttaaatttGCGTCTCGTACAGTTATATATTTGTTGAATCCTTGTCATGTAACAACATTGATACAAGTAAGTGTTTCTAATTTACTATTATGACATTTCAAAATCGAGGTGTTTTGCTTCAACATTATTAATAAGATTCAGTAATATGACACAACTTATTGTTTAAGCATATAAGTATCGGTTCTCAGAATGTGTACTTTTTAATATCTGAATGTTTGTGGTGCTTTCCCGGTGACACCTATGCAGGCACCAGGTGAAAAGTAATTAATGAGCAGAGTTACTTAACTCAAATTCTTCAAATTCGAGACTACTGAGAACTGTCAGTTATATGCTTTAGAAAAGAAATCATGTCTTACAGCTTTGGGATCTTGAACTATTAAATGTCGTTATatccaataattattattataccatGCATCAGAAAGATTCATATTTGAGAATTACACAATGGAAAAATTCAAGTCAAGttaattttaagtataataattatacctagAATATTTTTACTGATTGAAATTATGTTTCTTAACTTGTAATAAATAGGAAATGTAAACTCTgttttagatatatttattgGCTGCACCACCTAGTAAAACTGTAACAGCATTATTTCGCAtccatttaaatttattaaatggaCCTCTGTTAGCATTTTTGTTCCCTGAAACAGCCTCAAGAAAGGTGAGTGttctaatttttttctttttttgaccACAATTGCTATCACTAACTTTTGTGTTCTGTTTATTAGATCTTTGCTGAAGCTGCTCTATACTGGATCCAACATGGCATGATGTTTGTCATACCATATTATCTACTGAGGATTGGTGGTGGGTTATATGAATATCAAATCTATATATttgaattataatatgttaGTAATTAACACACCTCTTTTCTAG includes:
- the LOC118273016 gene encoding transmembrane protein 164, which codes for MFEWAYSGANKAVPRNVGPECAYFLSTKRQIIETIVVVSICVYISIKTFPKLSVPQDTNYVKSDRGGKRLLVILLALLWGMEIGFKFASRTVIYLLNPCHVTTLIQIYLLAAPPSKTVTALFRIHLNLLNGPLLAFLFPETASRKIFAEAALYWIQHGMMFVIPYYLLRIGGPYNIEPFWDFNWSIFSYCLNMIYHFIVLQLIAIPAQVNLNHMLCPAILDPFDGPWYRVAAVTHQALLCPLLCKLFCLISDFCLTKFPPTKVKPHMKDSLMDSHAVPVTNPIEHHKD